ttaaaaaaaattaattgtccAATTCCTACTATCTTGTGCTAAACTGAGCTTATTTTTTTGGTAGCTGACAATTCTTGTAATTAttaaacatgcagtttttatgattttataagACACTAGATAGATATGCATGAGAGCTTCAAACTGTATgactgactgacagacagacagacagacagacagatagacagatagatagatagatagatagatagatagatagatagatagatagatagatagatagatagatagatagatagatagatagatagatagatagatagatagaatgtgtCATACCTTATGAAATAGCTGGTAAAGTAATCCCAGTTTATATGACACAAGGATCAAACCCCCAAGGGCAGCACCCAGAGAGCAGCCCAAAACCCCGTAAATGTCCATCGCTCCAGTGGGTCTGTCGGTGGTTTACGAGCTAATGTCCACCTGCCTGTTAGAGACCTGCCCAGCAAATGCAGGAAAACAAATAAAGAACAAGCCGCTTACAATGTCGTGGGCTTGGAAGTTGACTTTTACCCTGCAGTTACTGGACAAACGGCGAGATGGTGGTCAGTAGTTTCAGCAAACTGTCATGTCTGATCCTGCCATGGCCTGGTTAAGGTTAAACAATGTACCTGCCAGCTCTTCCTCCCTTCTGCAGTTGTTGCTGAATCCGATGAATGCACTGAATGGACCGAGTGAGAGTTACGCAATAGGCGGAACAACTGTCCCGCTGTTTGAGTAACTGTCTCTACTCTACTCCATTCAGCACTCTACGTTAATTCATTTGAGAATAGCAGTCTGTGCCGCAACTTGATTGACAGCGCAGTCATCCAATGGGAGGCTGAAACGTATCTCCGTCACTCTAGTAACGTTACGTGCTGTACAACCTCCAGGAAACTCATGGCTagtgttgttttgtttattttttattaatgaagAGTGTTTTGTTGTAATAATTACGCAGGCATAACATAttttctaatttgtttaaagttATCACAATAAATGCAGGGGACACTGTACGACATTCAACGTTGAAATGACCTTTACTCTGAACTTTGACAGGAGCATTACCTTTATGTACTGCAGGTTACACATACATATAAGTGataataaagcataaaacaaAACGTTTCTTCCAGGATCTTTTTAATTTTCTTGTAAACTTGTGAAATGTCAGTAAACCtcgtaaataaaaaatatattttgaagtcTGAAATATGTTATTATGTCTTACTGTGTTTAGACAATCCTGTTCCAACTAATGTATGTTGTGCTTATGTGTATGATCCGTGATTGATTACTTAATACAGCTAGTACTGAAGGAATATTAAGGTTAGTAGTAAGAATATAAAGTATATCTATATGCATttgtagatttcaattacaatCTTTCCAAGGCTGTTTTCTCACTTCAGTATCACTTACATTCACCAAACACTCCAGTTTTATTCCTATTTATATTCTGAAAGTGtttacagagggatttgttCATTTAACATTTGCTTGATTtatacatttcataaaaacacTGTGATTTTTGTAGGCTTTTTGGAtgttgacagtattttctgatttatgagACATCCAAAATCCTATgtgtaaaaaatgaaacaagaaTTTTTAACCTGGTTTTATCCAATGTTTAGATTTCTGTtctggaaatgtatgcaaattagcacAACATAAGGCATCAttcacatatttaaacataacattttagaaaacttgcGATACAAAACAATTTTCTTTATGTACTGTGATAAATCAAATGGGGATATACTACTACAAAATTTTCACCTGTTGTGTTTTGCCTCAAGTAATTTATGTTCAGATCTACATTGTAAAACTGCAGGTGTGTTTCAAATGAGGGTGCAAAACAGTTGTGTTGATACTTCGATTGTCTTGCCATATTCTGGATTTTCAGAAAAATGGATTGTTTCCGCAGCTTTGAGTTCCTCAAAAACAATAATCTAAAtgatcaaaaaagaaaagaaaagactgACATGTAATACCTTTCATAGATTTAAAGGAAGACAGATTTTATATTGATTCATGCAGAATAAATAGTCTAGAACCAGTTTATGGCTTTAGCTATTCTTCACCACAGTGAAATGTTTATTTGTCTACATATTTAGTCACCTCATTATCACCACTCCTGAGCCAGGGACCAGGGAGATAGAGAGTTTTCTGAGGACCAACCGACCAGTGGCGTCCAAGATTTTGTCCGTTCACAAAAACCACTCCTTTACTCCAATTCTGCCGACAATGTGAGGAAACATGTCAGTCAAAGATAAAAGCAAATgtgaagaaaacaaaataaaactagAAACTTGCTGAATACTAACCGGCAGCTTCACAAAAGTATCCGTGGGCTGATCCACTACCAGGGTTCCCCTGAAAAACGCAGGGTAGGAGGGCTTCTGACCGACAGACATCCATTTCTGTGACTGCAGTCTGATAAAAATTGAGATATTCAGTTTTGTCctatgattttaaaaaatatcaaatgtgTACATTATTTACccttatattttcttatttataatTAGAAATTATTAAGCTAAGGCTCATCAAACTTGAGTAAGAAAGCATCTGTCTAGACAATAGTAAGATAATAGTAGAATAATTAATAGGTTGTTGGCACAGTAGATATTATATATCTTCAGGTAAGGCCTAAGATGAGAGATGGAACCGGTTCTTAAACCCCAGATAAGCCAGGAATTGCTGAAGTTAGTAGAACactattatggaagcttgtgtCTGCCAtggaattaaaaataaaaaaggtaattgtgaatttttaccttacaattctgacttttttcatgGAATtgaaagtttatatctcacaactctgaatttaaaactcacaattctgccttttccctcaattctgagtttatagttgactttttttccccagaATAGCAagaaataagtcagaattgtgagacaaaaagtcaaaattaactTCCATACAAGCTTCCATATTTAGACACACAATACAGAAGCAAATACTCAGAATTAACCTGTTTATGAAACTGGTTTTCATATCCAAACAGTACATGGAGAATTTTTTTAGGGGTACATCTTGCAGTGTTATATCTCCAATAAGCCCTGTAtggatgaaaacaaaaatgaattcaaaGTCAAAGTGTTGTTATGGTCACTACATCCATTATAATATCTATTACAGTATTGTGACATACAGCTAAACAatgtcaaattttttttttttttttattaaataaatcttaTCACACCTTTCTGCTGGCTGTCCAGAGCTGGACCATAGTTCACTCGCCCACAGTTCTCAACAAGCAAACTCAAGGTCCTCTCACTCTGGAAGAAAAATCAGCGAAACGCACAATAATTcatcataaaatgtaattagtgcAAGATTATATGAATACATACTAGGAAAAAGATTGTTGAAAATGAGCTTTAAAATACTACTACTCATGATAATAATTATGCTAGcaacttttatatttatattaacttTTATGTTGTATTATAACCTTgtgtaaaattttaatttaccaAGAGTGCATCAAATTTACCTTACTGTGAGGTATTTTAACTCTCTGAGTTCTGTAGTCCAAAACACCGATCAGTTCTCTGTCAATAAACACCTTCAAAAGAGATTAGAATTAATTAGAATTCGTTTCTCTCCTTGATTTGATTTGTTTGTTATTGTTATCCATTACAACCTTTATAAAATGGAGTCCAAAATAGATAGGAAAAGATCTTACTAGAGCTCTGTCATGAATATGGTTCCTTGAGTTGAGTTCTCCACCTGAATAAATGTCAGTCTGATAGAGTGTGTACCCATAGGACTGACCATTGTTGTGGTTTGCAGGAAGGTTCTCCATGCTGATAGGATCATCAGCTCGGAAATGCTATTGGACAAATGGTGTATAGTCATTTTGAGAACAATTCTTGTCAAATGTTTTCTCCACTTCCTATTTTTTTCCTATAACATGAAACAGCAtatgcaaaaccatttttctttCCTGATGCAATGTATTTCCTAGTGAAACAGGATATTTAATGATAAAATGATGTAAACTGGGTTGGTTTTAATGAAATGGAACCTCAAAAGCTCAAACGTGCATGCTCGATGTGTGAAAAACCAATGAAGTTTGTGCTCATGAGCCAAGCAAGCACAGTTATGTTTCTGTTTAACATAtttgtgttatgttatgtttatgtgaatctgttcatcatataatgtaattgtttctcttcagaagacttggattcaacttctcaattcatatggattaagttaacaatgtctttatagactttttgaagcttgaaaatTGCTATTGTTATGTGAATTTTCCAATTCAAATATGagacaatatttaaaaaaaaaaatgcatatcttaatttgtgttcctaagatgaaagaaagtcttgtgtgtttggaacaacatgaaggtgagtttttcatttttgggtgactaaccctttaagggaaaGTAAAGAAGTAAAAGGAAGAATGTTATAGTGGGATACATTGTTCTTACTGTTTCTGCACACTGAAGCGTCTCCCATAGAGAAATGTAATGAGAAACAACCACTGGCTCATATGCTCTTCTGCTCTGCACAGCTGGCGGCTCTGATATCGGCTCTTCTGTCATAGATAGAGACAAACAGACACAAAGAGACAAGCACAGAAGGACGGAGAGATTCAGCACCATAAAtagacttaaaggtgccctagaattaaatattgaatttatattggcatagttgaataacaagagttcagtacatggaaatgacatacactgagtttcaaactccaatgtttcctccttcttatataaatctcatttgtttaaaagacctcagaaaaacaggcgaatctcaacataacaccgactgttacgtaacagtcggggtcattaatatgtatgaccccaatatttgcatatgccagcccatgatcaagccattagacaagggcagaacgtctggagctgcacagctgaataatcagactaggtaagcaagcaagaacaatagcgaaaaatggcagatggagcaataataactgacatgatccatgatatcatgatatttttagtgatatttgtaaattgtctttctaaatgtttcgttagcatgttgctaatgtactgataaatgtggttaaagttaccatcgtttcttactgtgttcacgaagacaagagccgtcgctattttcatttttaaacacttgcagtctgtataattcataaacaacttcattctttataaatctctccaacagtgtgtaatgtaatgcagcatagcctcaaactcatttagaatcaaatgtaaacatccaaataaatactatactcacataatctgatgtatgcatgcagcatgcatgacgaacatcttgtaaagatccattttgagggttatattagctgtgtaaactgtgtttatgctgttcaaggcaagtgcgagctccgggggagggggagcacgggaattaaaggggccgcaacctatatattggtgcatagttaatgatgtcccaaaataggcaggtaaaaaaattaattaaaagaaatctatggggtattttgagctgaaacttcacagacacattcaggggacaccttagacttatattacatcttttaaaaagaagttctagtgcacctttaaaatggcagattcTGTAATCAGGGACCACAGTGTAGAAACGTACTGTTGTAGGTGCTCAGCAGGTTCCTCAAGAGATGATACTTGGTTGTATAATCACCGCTCTCAGTCAATGGAGCATCATAATCTAAAAGAGACGAGGAAGGGACGGTGTTCAAGTGCCAATTGCTTTAAAAACACTGTTACaataacattcaaaagtttggggacagtaagatttttaagttcaacaaggctgcatttatttgatcaaaaatactgtaaaaacagtaataccgTAGCTGCTCGTCTGTGGTTTGTAGGTGCCAAAGTCAACTGCGCCGTTCATGAATCCAAAGTTGGTTCCTCCATGAAACATGTAAAAATTGATGGAGATGCCCCGATCCAGAAGCTCTCGCACTATGGAGATCATTTCTGTCATAACAGAAGAAATGCAGACACAATATGTGTCAAGGCAGAAATTACCACACAGTAAAGTGTATAGGCTACTGACAAGAGAAAATGGATCATGCAATGCAAATGGATTGTTTTTCACAAACATACACAtatttattagggctgtcaaaataacgcaGATTGATCCatacctttgaacctggagcggTTCTCGTGCGCGCTAGCTCTCTCTGTCTTCAAAGTAAATTCaaagttgatttagattattatgtgtacctcacacataataatctaaatcaactgactcAATGCTAAAAGTTTGTAAGTccaaatccatgtttcacgaggtgcattcggagaatgtttttcctgaataaccactgggtgtgaatagtgctcaaaagagcgtcacctcatcttctctgacaggcgccctgcacgtgcagctgacataaacctcactttcagtaaacaaaaagaaaatcctatccagtggtgttttctgtgttgacaaatcttttgcgatgtcctaataacagtcgcgattggcacgcaacgcgtcaacgtccgctaatgtccaattcgcgAATGACTCACTTGAACagattaattttaatgaatcatgacaacaaccgatctgtccacacggtctataatgaatcatttacttgaacaactctgaaatgagaacataagtgtgcttaccccatttagcaagagtggttagtaaaattagccttaataatccacaatattttcaggttatttaaatgacaatgtgtagtaaattaggcctacctataaaatcagttagtttagactgaagtgaggtgaaaccagaacaaagcaagttgttgttagctaggtgcagtcaattgtatatggtagaaaattatattattagttaatataacttctaaatgctactttttaatacttttcaggttttgcaaaaaagcatcttctcttacaaagctataaaatcacttctttttttttgcaaagagggcaagaaagaattacagtgagagtgacaggtactttattgtcagtatcgggctcgcagatcacatgggtagggcactttttactgtttgtgtggatgaccatgtctgtcaccactgaagaccatttttgacccaggaaaaatcctgcactgattcatttgaattgaaatatttaatactttcacagcaaaaaaatgatgtatgcgattaatttagatgaattaatcacagagtatgtaattaattaattagattaacatttttaatcgattgacagccctaatatttaTGCATTGTGTCATGCAAAAAGTAAGTTTAGATACAGATTTAAAGGCAATGCCTATTCTAGTCTAGGTGGTTTGTTCTCTCTCGGCCTTGGTAGACCGTCCACATGCCCACTTTGATGAGGCAGATCCTTTACCTTGAGCAGCGAAAACATGATGAGATTCTCCCCAGACATCAAACCACCCAGACCAATACTCCATCACCATCAGCGGCTTCTTTGGCTGCAGCACAGACATGTTCAGATCTCTTTTGTGCAGCCTATATGCTGTTGGTtagttttataaaatgttgctgcacaattaatttagtattttatacaatCATGTACTATTTGTAGCGTTTCATTGTTCATTAAGCCTTATGTCTATCATATATCAGTATAGTATAGGAGGTTTTACTTAGGCTGTAAGAAACATagcatatttaatttattcaaagTAAATTGATGAATACAACTGCAAATAaggaaaaatatgaaaacattCTAAAATCTTTACTGACCTGCAATTCTGCTAAATGCTGTACATCACCGAATGACAGTTTCTGCAGGTTCACTGTCTGCAAGACTtttagaaagagagagaacaaTTCAATTTAATCTGTGGGAGAAAAGCTTTACTTACCTACTgttcaaagtttggggtcagtaagatttttttttttttaaggatgcattaaattgatcaaaattaaaattttacattgttacagaaaatctatttaaaataaatgctgttcttttgaaccttGCATTCATCaaatatactgaaaaaaaatatgaaaaaatatgaaaatgtgaagcagcacaactgttttcaacattgataattagaaatgtttcttgagcagcaaatcagcatattacaatgatttctgaaggatcatgtgactctgaagactggagtaatgatgctgaaaattcagctttgattatttaattttaaaacacattaaaatagaaaacattttcataaaataaatgcagccttggtgagcataagagacttctgtcaagaacattaaaaatctcTCTGACCCCAAACTATTGAACAGTAGAGTAAACACAATGAAATGATCGCACATGTGCAAAATACTATTATAACAATCCCAAAAATATGAACATCCTATGCATATCACATTATTAACACGCAGTAGGAAcactaaataaatgaatgcatatatAAGCGTTACCTCCATCCACCCGTCCACATTTTAACCCTTCGTGGTTGTCTGATGTCAAAAGAAGTTCAGAGATTCCCCGGGACAGTAACGCCTGTTGATTTTGAGAACAAACTGTGTATGTATAAAAGAAATGGATTACCATATTGAAGAGTAAAAAGATAATGATTGATTTCATTCCATACCTCTTTGATGAACCACAGGTATTGCTCATCCTTCGCATATGAGCCATATTCATTCTCTACTTGAACAGCAATAATAGGGCCTCCATTCTTAAACTGCAGGGAGAGCAATGCAGGCAGTTTTAATATGATAATTAAcaactgtaatttattcaataattttcaacaaataaaaactggTAAAACAAAACGTCACCTGGAGGGGCGTGATTCTCGGAATCAGATTATCAAAGTATGAGTTCACAGCACTTGTGAAACCAGAGTAAGTTGTTCTTAATTTCATTTTCTTATCTTGCAGCAGCCAGCTAATTAAAATAaggtatatataaaaaaaagcattactaaTGAAAACCTGTGATATTAAGTTGAAAGACTAaagcaaacaacaaaagatgcaCACACATccaccacaaaaaaataaaaataaatcttttactTTACCACTAACCTTGGTAACCCACCCAAATCCCACTCAGCACATATATATGGTCCTGGACGCAGAATCACCCAGAGGCCTAATTCCCCTGCAAGACGAATATACGCCCTACAAACAAGCAAAAGAGTTTTGATGAATACAGTGGTGAAAATAGAACATGGCATGAAATTTTTATTGTTGAGGCAAGCATCAGCTCATACATGGCTGTGAGGGGTTTCAGACCCCTGAAAAAAATACTTATACTGAATGCGAGATTAAACTACCAAGCCATGTATGAAAATCAAAATATCAGAGACTGATTTGG
The nucleotide sequence above comes from Chanodichthys erythropterus isolate Z2021 chromosome 7, ASM2448905v1, whole genome shotgun sequence. Encoded proteins:
- the glb1l2 gene encoding beta-galactosidase-1-like protein 2, producing the protein MSAREGLRADSTHFTLQGAPFLILGGSIHYFRVPKAYWRDRLLKLKACGLNTLTTYVPWNLHEPERGVYLFQEQLDMEAYIRLAGELGLWVILRPGPYICAEWDLGGLPSWLLQDKKMKLRTTYSGFTSAVNSYFDNLIPRITPLQFKNGGPIIAVQVENEYGSYAKDEQYLWFIKEALLSRGISELLLTSDNHEGLKCGRVDGVLQTVNLQKLSFGDVQHLAELQPKKPLMVMEYWSGWFDVWGESHHVFAAQEMISIVRELLDRGISINFYMFHGGTNFGFMNGAVDFGTYKPQTSSYDYDAPLTESGDYTTKYHLLRNLLSTYNKEPISEPPAVQSRRAYEPVVVSHYISLWETLQCAETHFRADDPISMENLPANHNNGQSYGYTLYQTDIYSGGELNSRNHIHDRALVFIDRELIGVLDYRTQRVKIPHSKSERTLSLLVENCGRVNYGPALDSQQKGLIGDITLQDVPLKKFSMYCLDMKTSFINRLQSQKWMSVGQKPSYPAFFRGTLVVDQPTDTFVKLPNWSKGVVFVNGQNLGRHWSVGPQKTLYLPGPWLRSGDNEIIVFEELKAAETIHFSENPEYGKTIEVSTQLFCTLI